A window of Poecilia reticulata strain Guanapo linkage group LG7, Guppy_female_1.0+MT, whole genome shotgun sequence genomic DNA:
ATTGTTCTGAAGAGCCTGGCCGAGAAAGCCAAGGCAAAGCCGGACAAAGGGAAACAACCGACAGCAGAGGTATGATGTTATGTTTATGTGTGGAATCGTCTTCTAAAGGTGAATGCTtataaattgaatttaaatgcCCTGTACCACTTTGCATTCCATGAATTAGGTTTTTATACAGCTGCATACCAACATGAACAGGTTGCAAAAAACATTAGTTGTAGATCACAAAAATTAACTCTATAAGGTTAGATGAATCACCTTTTGTACAttattcctaaaataaattacacaattaTTACACAATGTGCAACAAAATGGTAATCATTAAACAGACTtgtaaaaatgaagaataaCTGCAAAATCTCTATATATGTACCCTTTATATAGTCCAGTCACTAAATAACTGAGCAACAACTTTTGGTTCTTATCTTTGTCTGCAAACATGGACTGGTGGGGGGGGTTTGTGTAGATAGGAGCCAGAGATTACCCAGCATGCACTTCAATTTAGAGGAGAGTAGTATTTAGTTAATGACATAAAAACTAATctttgataaaaacagaaaaacacaaaaagaggtGATAAACACTtcataatcaatcaatcaatcaatcaaattttatttgtatagcacatttcagcagcaaggcatttcaaagtgctttacataattaaaacaaaaacagaaataatcagtgagaaagagagagatcaaaaaaaacaaaaaacattacatcattaaaacgtcgaaaagataagcctgtttttaaaagtaaattacaGTGAAGACGCTCAATAATTATAGCCTAACATGCAGTGTTATTGAAAATGAATCTGGGACTGAAATGGTTAAATTTGTATGAATAATCATTCCTTAAAAAAGGCGTTTGTATGAGAATAATGTTTTTGCTCAGTAGTAGTCATATCTGGATTTTCATCTGAAGTCATTATATCCTCCtaactaccagtagttcatttttttcctctgtagaggacatttatAAACTTGAATATCTGCCACCCCCTGCactctactgaattaattcctttttggtatctggagaggacatttagggtttttcaatgataccacatgtgaaggggttaGAGTTACCCTAACCCTGCccttttgtacgtacctttttctaattcataaaaatggcatttatcagtaataacacattttatgggaagagacaaagtgcataaaaccttttattaccttatgTAACAGTTATGGGCTACGCAGCTAACTGCGGCTACAANNNNNNNNNNNNNNNNNNNNNNNNNNNNNNNNNNNNNNNNNNNNNNNNNNNNNNNNNNNNNNNNNNNNNNNNNNNNNNNNNNNNNNNNNNNNNNNNNNNNNNNNNNNNNNNNNNNNNNNNNNNNNNNNNNNNNNNNNNNNNNNNNNNNNNNNNNNNNNNNNNNNNNNNNNNNNNNNNNNNNNNNNNNNNNNNNNNNNNNNNNNNNNNNNNNNNNNNNNNNNNNNNNNNNNNNNNNNNNNNNNNNNNNNNNNNNNNNNNNNNNNNNNNNNNNNNNNNNNNNNNNNNNNNNNNNNNNNNNNNNNNNNNNNNNNNNNNNNNNNNNNNNNNNNNNNNNNNNNNNNNNNNNNNNNNNNNNNNNNNNNactttcaaaatatcaatcaagagaaaataaattaactcaaaatactcaagcagtgtgaggaaaaagaaaataaatgtactgcgcaatatcaatttaaatgtaGCTACATCCTATTTTCAATCAATTTCATTACAAAAGTAATGAAATCTTTCACAAAACTATCAATTACCTTTCAGCAGAGAGTGCTAGACTGCGATCAGCTGTGAATCCCGGTGACAGCCCAGGTAACAACTGCCGcagttctaataaaaaaatgctccaATGAGCAATCGAGCAAAACTTTCATGCTGAACAATACTGCTATCAACCAAGCAAACTCACCAATAGTTCAAATCACTTTCAGAGATTTGGGTGAATTTTCCAAGGAGAGATGATCAGCAAGACGCCAACAGCCAGTCACAATCACAGTGGAACAGGTGGTGTTTTAAACTGCGCTGAGGCggggctttaaataagttgaagagtttggggcaaaacaggaagtgggcccgtaaaaataaaagtctgactaATTGACTAATTACGGGTTACacttacaaagactgtgggattttaaaaaaaatggtgattggacaatactttttttcctggtagtcaggaggacaCTTATATCGTGAAGACACTGACCTTGTGATGGACGGCAGACCTGACCAGGGTGTAACTCTAATCCTGCTTAGgctcataatattatgacagTAATTATATGCTCTCCCTCCACTTAAACttcttttttgaaaatgcaTTACAACCAATCAAACTCTCAAACGTCTCAATGTGTGTCTTCCAGTTGGCTGCAGTCTGTCCTGAACATGAGGAAAAGCTGAAGTTATTCTGCATCACAGACCAGCAGCTAGTTTGCATCATATGCAGAGATGATGAGGAGCATGAAGGTCACCAGTTTAAACCAGTCAAAGAAGCTGCTGCATCCCTCAGAAAACAGCTGGAGATGTTTGAACAATGCACTGCCGACGATATTCACGCTGTAGAAAGTCTTGCTGATGCACAAAAGGACGAAATGtttaaaaccagagagagatcTCAGCAGCTGCTGACTCGGATCAGCAAACAGTTTGAGGAGATGCATCAGTTTctgaagaggagagaaaatgagaTAAAGAGAGAGCTGAAGCACAAGGAGGAAGACAACGTTGATAAAATGAGAGAGACTTTCCAAGCTACAGCTGTGGCTTTGTCTGAGAGCAGAGAGCTGAAGGAAAAAGTCTCTTCGGTTCTGAAAATCACAGAATCagagagcttcttaaagagctGGACAGAGGGGAAGAGAAAGGGGGCGCTAAAGCACCTGTTCAGGCCCAGAGTGAATGAACTCCAAGTGGTGGATTCTTCTCTCTCACTGGGGCCGTATGAGAGCCACCTGCAGTTCTTCATGTGGAAGGAGATGCTTCAGGTGATCCAGCCCCGGGCAGAGCTGCTGAGGCTGAAGAGCAACAGTCAGGATGTGGTCGTGTCTGATGATGGCAGAAGTTTGTTCTGTAGACCCAAAACACACCAAGCCTTTGGAACTGGTTTTGGGATGCAACATGACTCTTTTTTTGGAGCTCCACCCAGTCATTCATTTGGTACAGCTACTTACTACAGCTCAAACCCTTCTGGCACTAAAGCCACAGAAGACTTAGAATCTGCCTCCAGTGTCAGTGAGTTCGGAGCCGGGCAGCATTACTGGGAAATTGAGGTCGGCAGCAGAAACTATTGGGAGCTGGGAGTGATACACAATCTCCTGAAATATGATGGAGTAAAATACACCTGCTGTGGCCCAAATGTCACCACAGAGCTGGAGTTTAGAAACAGACCCAAAAAGATTGGGGTTTACTTTAACTTCTCTTCTAAAGAGCTCTCCTTCTACGACGCAGACACCATGACACACATCCACTCAGTGAGCGCCGTCTTTGTGACCACGCCAGTGTCCGCACAGATTAACATCCAACACAAGCAGCCGGATCACAGTCCTGTGACTGTCTGCTGGTACTGAGCAGTGCTGCAGTCCAACAGGAATCACTGGATGTTGAGctcacagaacagctgaaaagtacAGAACTGGATAAAATATGACCTGGACTTATACAAACTTTGTTTGTTGTGAAATATTCTCATATAGAAAGTAGGGGTATTTGAGATCTGCttgtaaaaactattttcccACAGCCATCTATACTTGTCTCAATAGATGTGTACTGTACAGACAGGCTTTTGTAAATAATGCGATAGAAAATGTGTCAGATGTATTTGATTCTTACTCAAATTTGGAGAGAGAAAATATAAGACGATTGTCTTCTCAATCTAAGAGTCAGTTGAAAtggtttttatgtattttgttatttcatcttcaatgcagcattttattgttaacacctgacaaaaaaagtaatctg
This region includes:
- the LOC103466921 gene encoding nuclear factor 7, ovary-like, producing MASVSYSEELTCSVCLTIFTDPVNLPCGHSFCRQCISEVLATQQHCPVCGTAVALEAANLPTSIVLKSLAEKAKAKPDKGKQPTAELAAVCPEHEEKLKLFCITDQQLVCIICRDDEEHEGHQFKPVKEAAASLRKQLEMFEQCTADDIHAVESLADAQKDEMFKTRERSQQLLTRISKQFEEMHQFLKRRENEIKRELKHKEEDNVDKMRETFQATAVALSESRELKEKVSSVLKITESESFLKSWTEGKRKGALKHLFRPRVNELQVVDSSLSLGPYESHLQFFMWKEMLQVIQPRAELLRLKSNSQDVVVSDDGRSLFCRPKTHQAFGTGFGMQHDSFFGAPPSHSFGTATYYSSNPSGTKATEDLESASSVSEFGAGQHYWEIEVGSRNYWELGVIHNLLKYDGVKYTCCGPNVTTELEFRNRPKKIGVYFNFSSKELSFYDADTMTHIHSVSAVFVTTPVSAQINIQHKQPDHSPVTVCWY